atttacttttagtttgttattatattataattttttgagttgtagttactattttggtccttaaccTCTATCTCATGTTTTAAAATAGTCTATAAAGTCTAACCTTTTAGATGTgctattattctttttaacattttatttttgtgtcaaaAGAGTTATTACTATTAAATAATAGATGAAAAAGTCCAATGTGACAACCAATATGCCATGaactttatttaatataaaatcaaaatatgaagAAGTTCTCTCTTCCTTAGCGTAAATGGCCTCCTTTGACTAAGAAACCACCAATTAAgggaactctctctctcttggtagTAAGGATGCGTTAAGAAACAAAAGTTTAATTCAGATATAGGTCTAAGGTTAAGGCCATcagaaaaaaattaagacaatcTATAATGTTGGCCTGGGATGAGGAAAGAATAACATGACAAAGGCTTCCGATTGACTCAATACCATTCGTGCTAAGGCATCATCATCAATTGATTCTCAGcggaaaaaaaatccataattttTATTGGCTTCTCTATATGCATGCTTGATTTCATTGGGGTGGATCCCTTGGAGGAGAAACTTGTAATCACCAATAATGGTTTTGAAGAGAGGATGTGCTTATTTGTTCATAGTAAAGAATTTAATAGTGCTTGCTGctctaatggttgaattttaaataataataataataataattcaattaaaCACTCACTTAAAGAAATTGTTGTTtgtctatattaaaaaaaaaaaaggaaaaaaaagaaaagaaaagcaattgCTGTTTGTAGTCAAAGATTAACAACAATTAGAGCACCAACTCTAGCCATTCTTGGATTGTGTTTAgtgttaatatatttataaattaaccATAAATAGATGACATTATAAAAGATGTCAAACTATTCGGTTATCACTTGATCGTcctatttgtatttattttaataaaggtTAACTTGGGAGTGGTCCAATAAATCCATTTTGGttcttgttggcttttatttttatttatttgtattgaaTTCAACAATATCATTATTAGGAGTATCCATGAGTTAGCTCAAGTCGAGTTTGTGCTTAACTGGTACTCGAACTAATTCAATTGAGCGGATAAAAATTCAACCCATTGTTGACTAATAAAGAATGGCTAATAGGGCTTTTCACGGGTGACAGACAAATCAGTTGGCATCGACAATTAGGGATGACAATGGGGTAGGACGAGGTCAAAGGATGGGGTATTTGCCCCACCTCACATGGTTTTGTCTTATACCATCCTTGCCCCTTAGAGCCCCGCGAAGCTCCGCCTCACTCCATAAAACTCTActtcttgttaatttgcccacaattattacatttttttttttaataaaacttgtttcattaataaaaatatacttaaaattacaaacaaatttatcccatcaaatcaaattaatatttagcaaaaaacttaatattattatccaagtgtttaacaagaccatatcacaacaaaaacaaaaatctcataatataaaatcaataatttaatagtatataaatttgtttctaataaagacaaaagaaaacattaaaattggtaccttatttccaaccttgctagagagaaaaaagaggtagagaGCCATGTtgagtagaataaaataagctaatgacatgtttgtttaaatagtagggttttagagtatgaaaaatttacaatttaacatTTATCAACAAAGGGACGGGgtggggtgggtctaaaaaatCTAAACTCATCCCTGCCCCACCACCTTTacggggcggggaaaacccaCATGGAGCGAAATGAGAAGGGGTGGGTTAAGTGGGATAAGGCAAAATTGCCATCCTTACTGACAGTGGACAACTAATTGCAGGGAGAGACGATAAAATGCTCATAATGACGAGGATTTTGTAGAGCTCAAGTGAGATCTCGCTAGATCGATCTTGTTAAATCTAGTAGATCTTCCCAGATTTAGCTTTCTTCATTAGCTAAATCAGGTGGGTTGGATTTCAAATGAGTAAACCCACCACTCAACTTGCCAtcaccaaattttaaaaatagagaGTCATCATCAACAGAAGTAATCACAGGATTTGATCGAGTCCAGTTCAGGTCTAATCGGATCCCTCGAGTGGGTCAAGTTTGGAGAATTTATGGACAACCTTAATTATTATcctaaaatgactaaaaacagcaattttgtttcctttttttaaaaaaaaaaagttttatatataacttttaatgtCATATTCAATGTAATATCAACAATTACATTAGGCCATTTCCTACTCTTAAATCCACCACAAATATGTCAAATTTGGATAACTTACCTACCACAGGTCCACATTACACATCCCAAAAgtgtcataaaataatttttttttttaaaactgtattattttaattaacaatAATCACACAATTGACCCTATTTATATAATAAGAgggggaaaaataaagaaacaaattatttataatccaTATCCCCAAAAGAACATTCCCCTTCAGGTGCAGGCATTAACAATGATCAGTCGTTCATTCAATTCCACCCATCTAATTCGTAATTCCTCAAGGAAGGCACAATGACTGGAATACTATATACCAATCAGACGATTTACACATTGCTTGAAATTGATCTGGACCGTCGAAAATCCATGATCTCCCCCTCAACAGACAACGAATTCCCTCCAACCATCCGATCTTTGGAATCACGCCCCTTCAACTTCGCATCGGAACCGTCGAAAATATGACCCAAAAACCCTTGTAATTGATCCGGATTCACATACAATTTACCTCGTAACACAGCCGAAAACGTGTTCAAGAACTCAGTATAAACTGGAACCAAAAGCTTTATCGTCGATTCCTTAATCTGTTCCCTCAAATTCCTGTCAGGAATTCTATAAGACCCTCTGTGCCTCTGTGAAATCTCATCGAAACCCTTCAAAAATGCCTCCATTTTTGCTCTTGCTAAGCTTCCCAAACCCTCCTTGCTCTGCCTCTTCAAGTCTTCTTTATCCAACAGCTTCACAAGTTGTCCCCACGATTGCTTCTGATACATGTACGCTGATTCCTCAGCAACAACCTTGTACTTGTTTTTCATGTACTCGTCTCCCAAAAGCTTTCCTAGCTCAGTGTTTCTCGTCCTCATGTAAATGTACCAGTACGTGTTCATTGCAAATACGTGGGGTAAGATTTTGTCTCTGTAGCTCAACCTTTTGGTCTCGATGTTTCTATGAAGTGCATCCATGACGTTGGTAATGGCATCTTGGAGTAAATTCTCGTCTGTTTCAGGTTTTGATAGAGTTCCCACTTTCCACATTTGCTCTGTCCAAAGAACCATGGCCATACGTGCTTTGTATGCGTCTGTGGTCAAGTATTTGAGGTAGTTAATTGCATATCGAACAAGTTTCGGTACCGAGCCATCTTGTGGTGGAGGGTAAGCATCTGAATTGCCTTCGATTTTGAGGCCAAATTCCCAAAACACTTTACTCGAACCGTGAACGAGTAGCTTTGTAAGTTCTCTAAACCGAGTACGTATATCAGCTCCAGCTTCACCTTCGAAAGTGTCTGAGAATTCGGGCTTAAGTTTCTCCAAGGAATCGAATATGTCCAATAGTTGGAACAGTTTGTGCGGCTCTTTGCTGCTCCTAGCTACGCCTTCACCGAATCGAAAAAAGACTGCCATGATTTTGTCTGCAATCTTCAAGAAGCATAGTGGCCACACCACTCCATCCATGATGTTTCCTAGAACTTGGTTGCAGAGTTTCTTTTCCGATACAAGTACTGTTTTGACTGCGAATTTTAAGTGTTGGATCCAAAGGCTTATTGCTGTCTCTAAGGTCTCCCATTCCATGGCATCGATTTCTTCGGGTTTGTAGGTTCTTAGGTAATCTGGGTTTAGCCGCATCAGTGCTTTGGCTGCCCTTCTGTATCTCACCTGTCACATAGTCCAATAAGCATTAGCATTTACACAATATTGGCTTTAACGAAAACTAAGTGGTATATTTGATTCATGTCTTCAaggacaaaaaaattctaattttaattttatttgaggaATAACTGAATAAGCAATTTGCATTGAATCTTACATTCATTGCCCAATGGCAATGCTCTAGACAATATCTTGTCCAACTGTTGCTAGCTTGCTACATTGTAGGCAGTATCAAATGATGCCGTCTCCTCTTTGAATTTATATTCTAAAGGATAgaatttttttagtgtttttcaAGGGCTGTATTTTATATTCAAAAGGATGAATATAATATAACTATGTGTTTATTAGCCAGTATAGCACAACCATATGATTTATTGGGGTTTGacttttcttttgataatttattgGGGTATTGACTTATTGGCTAATGCAGCTTCCTTATGTATAATTACAGCTTTTAAGGTCAcagttaaatttaattgaaaactGAGCTACAATATTTATTGAGAAATTGTGTACTTTATTT
The sequence above is drawn from the Quercus lobata isolate SW786 chromosome 12, ValleyOak3.0 Primary Assembly, whole genome shotgun sequence genome and encodes:
- the LOC115972607 gene encoding exocyst complex component EXO70A1-like, whose amino-acid sequence is MALNEEDTKLTPLEFACSDLKTLLQTSSKMEESLGKMDKKFDLLDETLSTASRRVSPLQSLAMATKALDTRINRAVTLALALLESFKVSDSLQLKLLELSSILSAETTPKKRLKKLLNYVDCVNQLNAAINSISQEGEPVIQKLQEVVEFLSRTKATNQDRTHRLRETLFTLKALYENEVDAMKFDGLLDEALLNLRDEYESILQLLRHQNIRDQVQVDDKEAEIVASDLGTELEVEVLQRISETLAANDCLDICIDIYLKVRYRRAAKALMRLNPDYLRTYKPEEIDAMEWETLETAISLWIQHLKFAVKTVLVSEKKLCNQVLGNIMDGVVWPLCFLKIADKIMAVFFRFGEGVARSSKEPHKLFQLLDIFDSLEKLKPEFSDTFEGEAGADIRTRFRELTKLLVHGSSKVFWEFGLKIEGNSDAYPPPQDGSVPKLVRYAINYLKYLTTDAYKARMAMVLWTEQMWKVGTLSKPETDENLLQDAITNVMDALHRNIETKRLSYRDKILPHVFAMNTYWYIYMRTRNTELGKLLGDEYMKNKYKVVAEESAYMYQKQSWGQLVKLLDKEDLKRQSKEGLGSLARAKMEAFLKGFDEISQRHRGSYRIPDRNLREQIKESTIKLLVPVYTEFLNTFSAVLRGKLYVNPDQLQGFLGHIFDGSDAKLKGRDSKDRMVGGNSLSVEGEIMDFRRSRSISSNV